The DNA region CGGCGCAGTACCCGGTACTGTTCCTTGCTCAGGAGTTCGCGCCAGCGCGATTCCGGCAACTCAAGCGGCTCGAACGGCGGGTCCTCGCCGGCCCGCGCCCTTGCGGACAGCCAAAAGGCAGGCAGGGCTAGCGATCCCAGCCAAAACAATGGCAAAGATGCTGCTGCCTGCCCGAGCAAACGTCGTCGTGATTGATCCTGAATGAAATCGTTCATCCTCGAATTAGATCAGATCAGGCGTCGGTGGTTCGTCAAAAACAGGGCTGAAAGTCTGTAATGGCCAGTTTCAATCGAGCGTGTACTGGCTCGCAACCGGACTGGCATAGAGTGCCTTGGCATCGCTCGCGGCCGCCACGGCTTCTCGCACAGGCGCTTCGGTCATGTCCAACACCCGGATGGTTCCATCGTCGATCCTGGCCACCGCCTCGATGCGGTGAAACGACTGGCCATACTCGGCCGCGAAAGCGGCCAGGCCGCGCAGTTTGCCCAAGGAATCGCCCAGATGATGGCCGTGCGGGTCGACGATGGAGACTTTCACGCCATTTTCGTTGCCGTGGAAGAACAGGAAGTCCGGGCATAGGCGTCGCCAGTTGCCCGCCTCGTCGCGCCAGGCCACGGCCAGCGCGTCGTCGGAGGCGCGGGAGGGGTTTCGGTACCAGGCCAGACAGTCCTTACGCTCCAGTTCGGCATCCAGCACGCTGATTTCCCAATCATTGAGGCTGGCAACGGGGAATTGGCCGTTCTCGTCGGCCATCAGATGCAGTGGGCGTGTAGCCAGCGCGTTGCCGTTCTCGTCCCGGGTATTTTCGGTACGGATGCGCGGGCGCTGGGGTTCGACCCTTTGCGGATCGGGGGACATGCCCTTGATGTCGGCGTACACCGCCCGGCGCTCGTCGCTCAAGTCTTTGATCGCAACCCGATATTCATCAAACCATTTCCGCGCCAGTTTGTCGGCTTCCCGCTCCAGACGTTCGAGCACCGGCGCCGTTCCCAGCGTTTCCATCTTGCCGATGGCGGCCACGGTGATATGCGCGTCCAGCAGGGTGTCGTCATCGTCTGGGTCGGCCATGTGATCGGCGTAGCGTTTGGCCAGCTCGCGGCCCAGTAGTCGGCCGGCCACGGCGTAGTCGGCGGCAATTGCCCGGTATCGGCCAGTCATCGCTTGCACAATGGCTAGTCGTGCCCGTGCGGTATTATTCAGAAGCTTGTTGGCTAACCGACAAGGCGCGAGTGTCGGCCGGATTGGCCGTATGCACCCGGTTACGACCGCCCTTCGGGGCCGGTGAGTAGCATGCCTTCCTGGTCGAGTTGCTCGGCTGATCACCCAGACAGGCCGCACACTGGCCGTGCGTGTGCTTGCGAACAGACGGTCTCTGATTCCGGCCTCATGCTGGGCGCTTGTTGCAATTTGCACAGGAATGCCCGCAATAAAGCGCTCCGTCTCAACCTTTTCCCGAACACCCCGCCTCCCGAATGGCGGCAAGCCGAAGACCATGTCGTCGGGACGCCTGATTCTGGAATTGGGATGCTGGATTGGCGGCATTGCACTGATCGTGACCTATCTGGCAGCAAGCACTGGACTGGAAAATCATCGCAAGCAAGGTATCGAGCTGTTTGCCCAGGCGCGCGCGGCTGAGCTGGTTAACCAAAGCCAGGATGATCATACTCCGGGCGATCAGACCATGTCGGGCCAGGACAGGACAGTCGCCGAGTCGCCGACGGTTCCGGAAGGTACTGGTGACACAAGCGCGCTACCGATCGCCATATTGCGCATGACCAGCGTAGGGCTGGAAGTGCCGGTCTTTTCGGATATCAGCGAGTTGAACCTGAGCCGGGGCGCCGGGTGGATCGAAGGAACAGCCACGCCCAATAGTGGCGGCAATATGGCGGTCGCCGCCCATCGCGATCGCTACTTTCGCTCGCTCAAGGGCGTCCGAATCGGCGACATTCTGGAACTGGAAAGCCTTGCCGGTTCAGGTGAGTTTCGAGTATCCAGGATCGTCATAGTCGATCCGGACGATGTCACCGTTCTTGATGACACCTTGACGCCCACTGTCACGCTGGTGACCTGTTATCCCTTTTATTTCATCGGCAATGCGCCTCAGCGCTATATCGTGCAGGCCATTGCCGTTGAACAATCCGGGATTTCGTCCACTATGGGCGCCATTCCCACCGCTCTACCATCAGGAGAAACACCATGAACACCCGATTGAATGTATTGGCCATGACATCGGCAGCTTTGCTGCTGGGTCTGGCATGGACTGGAAGCTCACTGGCCCAGCAAGCCGCACCTGCGATGCCGGCGCCGGAGCTGGACCGGGTCAGTTGTACGGAGGTTGATTGGCATCAGAACATGATGCGTGACTACCCCTGGGTTGCCAATGGCTGCCACGAAGCCATCGTTGTTGATGGCAAAAAGTGGGCGCGCTTCGAGGCTGTGTTTCAGCAAACCAATCGCGATGGGACGATTACATCGAACTTCAAGAGTGATCGTGGCCGCTCGCTTGGCGACGTCAAGCTGAGGCCGGGTCCTGACCAGCGCGTGTTGCTGGATGGTCGTGCTACGAGGTTTTCAGACCTGCGCCGCGGCCAGGTCCTGAACTTCTATGCGCCGGAAGGCATGTACGCCTTTGCCACGGAGCCGGGCGCACCGCCTGCCGAAGTGGTTCAGATTGTCGAGCCACAGCCGACCGCACAGGCACCAGTTCAAATGGCCCAGGCGCAGCCGACCACATCCCCCAGACCGACCACTTTGCCGGCAACCGCCGGCCCGCTGCCGATCATTGCTCTGGGCGGACTGCTGTCGCTACTGGGTGGGATCACTCTGACCATGTGCCGGCGTTTCAAGACACCGAGCGCCTGAACCATGGGAACCTTGCCGGGCGGTCGCTAGCCGATCGCCCGGCCTATTCATCATCAGGATATAGCCATGACCATTGCCAAGATAATTGAAATTTCAAGTGACTCTTCAATCAGCTTTCAGGACGCCATCGAATCCGGCATCAAGCGTGCCGAACGTACGGTGCACAATGTAAAAGGCGCCTGGATAGCCGAACAGAAGTTGACCATTGACGATGGCAAGATCACCAACTACCGCGTGATCATGCGGATCAGTTTTGTCATCGACTGACCGGGCTGGCAATACCGAGAAAATGGGCGCATCAGCGCCCATTTTTCCAAGTGCGCCTTGCCACAAGCGCTGACAGGCCGAAGCTGAGTGTCTGCTCAATAGTGAGACCGTTAGTACAGATGATCCGTGCGCTACCGAACAGTAAGCGAGCAATATGTGCGCTAGCGCACCGACGGGCGACTAGCGCGTTGATAGGCTGACCAATCAGCCCAGGATGAACAGGTGAGCGAAAACTGTGTCTATTCAGATGCCCGGCCAGGAACCCCACGGTCGCCGAGTCCGGCCTTGCTCCGAAAGACTGGATGAGTGGGAGAATGAAGGGGGCATGGTGTCCAGACCGTCTACGGCCAATCAGTTCGATGAAATCCAGCGCCCTTTGAGTACCGAAGCGGAGATTGCGCTGCTGGAAGTCCTGCCACTAGGCATTATGATCACCGACCTGGACGGCATCATCACCTATAGCAATCCAGCCTGCCAGAGGTTATATGCAGCATCGGCATCGGAACTATTGGGCACCAACTGGTGCCAGGCCATCGATGCGAGAGATAGAGCGGCGATTCCTATCCGGTGGCAGGAAGCCAGTGCTGGGCAGGACCCACTGAGCTTCGATGTTCGCATGATTGATGGCGCCGGACAACAGACCTGGACCAGGCATGGCATTGCACGTCTGGAGACTGATCCGGCGCCTGAATGCCGTATCCACACCATTGAAGATATCACTGCCATCAAGGCTGCCGAGCAGGCTGCAACCGAAGCACTTTCCAGCGAACGGGAGCGCGCGCGGGTCACGCTGGAGTGCATTGGCGATGCAGTCATCAGTACCGATGCCTCAGGCCGGGTGAGCTATCTGAATGCCGTGGCGGAAGAACTGACTGGCTGGTCTCGCGAGGCCGCATGCGGTCAGCCGATCAATAGGGTATTCAGGGTGGTTGATGCGAGCAGCAGGCTACCGGTATGCAATCCAGCCGATCGGGCCATGGAGGGTCTGGGGATCGTTCAGATGCCACCCAATTGCCTGCTCCTGCGGCCCGACGGTAGTGAGTTGGCCGTCGAGGATTCGGCCGCACCCATCATTGACACCGCCGGCCGACTTGCTGGTGCGGTCGTGATATTTCGTGACCAGAAAATGTCCAGGCAGAACGTGGCACGAGTGACACACCTGGCCCGCCACGATGCTCTGACCGGTCTGCTCAATCGGGCGGCTTTTGCCGAACACTTCGATCAGGCGATCCATCTGGCCAGGCGCCACCAGAACTGCGTCGGGCTGATGTTCATCGATCTCGACAACTTCAAGCAGGTCAATGACAGCCTGGGTCACAAAGTCGGCGACCAGCTATTGAAGCTCCTGTCGTGGAGGCTGACATCCTGCGTGCGCAGCACCGATCTGATCTGCCGTCATGGCGGCGATGAGTTTGTCGTTTTGCTTAGCGAGATCAGGCAGCGCGAGGATGCAGTGAGAGTCGCTGAAAAGATGCTGGCGGCAGCAACCATGCCTTACCATGCACATGCCCCCACGGAAAGCCTGGAGTTGAGTGTAGGAATCAGTCTTTATCCAGAACATGGCATCAATATGAAATCACTGATGCACAGGGCGGATACAGCCATGTACCACGCCAAAGTTGGCAGTGGCAGCGGATACCGTATCTATCAGGCCGGCATGCAGCGACCGCTTCCTGGGTCACGCATCGACAATGTGTTCAAGCGTACAGACGCAATCGGGTAATGGGGGCGATCATTCCACACGGTGGTACTTTGTCCCGACTTTCAAGGTGCCAGGATCCACCCTGATCATTGCAAACATCACCGTGGAGGTGTTATGGAACGTCGTGCATTTGAATGGCCTTGTCAGCTTCGAGACAGAGATCGATACCGCGGTCGAACTGATTCGATCGGTTGTCAATGTACAGTCGGCCAGGCCCAGAAAGGCGTGGGTGATGCGCAGGCAAAGATCATGCGGGGCACATCATGAACGATACCTCTGAAGTGGCAAGCAAAGCTCGTTCGGATACCCGGTCAGCCCGCAAATATGGCACCTTGCTGCTTTCGGCGACCACGCTTGTCGGTGATGACATTTGTAACCGCTATGGCGAGAAGCTGGGCTACATCAAGGATTTCATGTTTGACATGGACAACGGCAGAATCCGCTACGCGGTGATGAGCTGCGGCGGCTTCCTCGGCATGGGCGACCGACTGTTTGCCATTCCGTGGAGCGCGCTCGACCTCGATACCGATCGCAAGTGTTTCTTGCTCGATGTCGGAATCGACCGTCTCAAGGCGGCGCCAGGTTTTGACAAGGACCACTGGCCCGATATGGCTGATGAACAGTGGGCCGGCAAGGTGCGCTATCACTTTCGCCGACTCAAGGATGGATCAAGGTCGGCTCTGTAGCCGGCAGTTGGTCCGCGACTGGTTGTGTTCGCTTCCGTACAGAAGTCGCCTCCATCGTTGTGATGCAATGATTTCGCATCCTTAAAAGAAGGTCCGAAGTTTGACATCATGACCGCAAGCAATCCGCCACTGGCCACAGCCAACGTTATCTACTTCATCGCTGTCCACCTGCTCGCTCTGGTGGCCGCTCCCTTGTGGGGCGTGCTGGTGGGCTTCAGCGGCTGGGCCTGGCTGACCGCCGGGCTGATCTGGCTGTTCAGCGGACTTTCGATTACCGCCGGCTACCATCGGCTGTGGTCGCATCGCAGTTACCAGGCGGCCTGGCCGTTGAAACTGTTCTTCGTCATCTTCGGCACTTTCGCCTTGCAGAACTCGGTGCTGGTCTGGTGTGCGCGCCATCGTCTTCATCATCGCTTCGTTGATGACATCGAGCGTGATCCACATTCGATCCGTACCGGCTTCTGGCACGCCCATATTGGCTGGATGCTGCGCCACTGGCCTTCCAGTGCGGTTGATTTCAGTCAGGTTCGCGATCTCGAACGCGATCCGCTGCTCAAGTGGCAACACCGCCATTACTTTCTCCTGACCTGGCTGTTCAACCTGGGTGTGCCGGTCCTGCTCGGCGTGCTGGTCGGCGAGGTCATCGGCATGGTGCTGCTGGCCGGCGCAGTCCGGCTGGTATTCAGCCAGCACTGTACCTTCTTCATCAATTCGCTGGCTCATACCTGGGGCAAGCGCCACTACAGTGATGAAAACACCTCCCGCGACAACGGCTGGCTGGCGCTTGTGACCTGGGGCGAGGGCTATCACAACTTTCACCATGCCTTTCAGGCCGATTACCGCAACGGTACACGCTGGTGGCATTTCGACCCGGGCAAGTGGCTGATCGCAGCCTGTTCATCGCTTGGATTGGCCAGCCAGCTCAAGCGCACCCCGAACTTCAGGATCCGGCGGGCAAAAGTGGCAATGCAGATTCGCCAACTCGAAAGCGAGCTGGCCTCAAGCCATGCCGGCCAAACCTGGGCCGAAGCCCTCGAGCGCGAGTACCAGCAGTTCAGGGATACCGTCGGCCAGTGGCAGTCTGTTCAGGCCGAGCGGCTCCAGGCCGGTAGCGCGGCACTGCGCGAGCGTTGGCAGAAGCATGTCTTCAGAAAGCGCTTTCGGGAACTCGATCGACGCCTGAAGGCCCAGGCCCGCCGCCTGGCCAGTCTGCAACAGGATTGGCATTCCGAATCAGCTCATTGAGGCGGTGCGGTGCGCATCGTGAGCGCACCTGACGGGCAGATCGAGGTCGCTTCTTCGCCGGCCCAGTGCACCACTTTCCCGGTTCATCTGCCCAGAGTCGATCCGGTGCCCGATTATTACCACCGGCTGGTCCGGCGCGCTGCATGGATCAGCACCAGTGCCAGAACCATCACCAGCAGCAGACCAGCCATGAGGCCGGTCCCCCCTCTGTCAGGATAGTTGTCGTCTCCTCTAAAATAGTCTCCAAGAGGGGGCGGACAGGAGCTGACAGTGAAGTATTCAGAAGAACGCAGAAAATCAGTGCTGGCCAAATTGTGCCCACCACATAATCGAACGGTCCGAGAAGTCGCCGCTGAGGAAGGCATTTCTGAGCCGACGGTGTACTTGTGGCGCAAGCAGGCTCGGGAGCGCGGAGAGCTGTACCCCGATGCCGGATCTGACGCCCAGGGCTGGAGTGCTCGGGACAAGTTCGCGGCCGTGATTGAAACGGCTTCGATGAACGAGTCTGAGCGCTCGGAATACTGCCGCAAGCGCGGCCTGTATCCTGAGCAGCTGGCTGCTTGGCGTCGGGCCTGCGAGCAGGCCAACGACTGGGCCGAGGAACGCACCGCCAGCCAAGTGAAGGCTGACCGGGAACAACGCCGGAAGATGCGCGAACTCGAGCGCGATCTGGCACGCAAGGAAAAGGCCCTGGCGGAGACGGCTGCCTTGCTTACCTTGTCAAAAAAAGCCCGGGCGATCTGGGGGGACGGAGAGGACGAATGATCAGCACCCCGGATCGCCAGAAAGCTGTTGAGCTGATCGACGAGGCCAGAACCGCTGGCGCCCGTCTCAGGCCCGCCTGCCAGGTGCTGGGCATCACGGCACGCACTTATCAGCGCTGGACGGCTGATGGCGGCGTGCGCGCCGACAAACGGCCTGAGGCAGTGCGCCCGTTGCCTTCTCACGCGCTCAAGCCTGAAGAACGGCAAGCGATTGTAACGGTCTGCAACGAGCCCGAGCACGCTTCCATGCCGCCGGGCCAGATCGTGCCGAAGTTGGCCGACGAGGGCCGCTACCTGGCCTCTGAGTCGAGCTTTTACCGCGTACTGAATGACGAGGACCAGCAGCACCATCGCGGTCGTGCCCGCAAGCCTGCAGCGGCCCGGCCGCCAGCGACGCACTGTGCCGATGCGCCCAACACCGTTTGGTGTTGGGACATCACCTGGTTGCCGGCCGATATCCGTGGGCGCTTCTTCTTCCTGTACCTGATCATGGATCTGTTCAGCCGCAAGATCGTAGGCTGGGAAGTGCATGATAGCGAGAGTGCCGTGCTGTCCAGTGAGCTGGTGCAGCAGACGGTCTGGCGGGAAGGCTGCGTCGATCAACCGCTGGTCCTCCATGGTGATAACGGCAGCCCGATCAAAGGTCAGACCGTCCAGGTCATGCTCGGCAAGCTGGGTATCACGGCCTCGTTCAGCCGACCGCGGGTCAGTGATGACAATGCCTTCGTCGAATCGTTGTTCCGAACCTGCAAGTATGTGCCGGACTTCCCGAAGACTGGCTTTGCCTCGCTGGAAGCGGCACGCGAGTGGGTCGCGCGCTTTGTCGAGTGGTACAACCATCAGCACAAGCATCGCGGGATCAACTACGTCACCCCGCACCAGCGCCACACTGGACAGGACATTGAGATCCTGGCCAAACGCCATGCCGTCTATCAAGCGGCGCGGGACAAGCATCCACAGCGCTGGAGTGGGGATACCCGCAACTGGTCTCCGGCAGGAGCCGTGTGGTTGAACCCGGAAAAGGAAAAGCAGCCGGAAAGTCAGGCTGCATGAGTATGGAAAAGGCGACTTCTATCTTGACAACCACCGGGTCCGGGGCGCCATGGCCAGCAGGGCTTCCACCAGTCGGCCCTGTTGCAGGCCGTCGGCCGTGAACCAGGCGATCATCGCGACAATCACCAGGCCGAGCACGGCCAGGTCGAACAGGTTGTGACTGTATGCCATCGCGATTGCCGCCAGCACCAGTACCAGGCCCAGCGGCATGTACCAGATCGATCCGGCCAAAAGAGCCTGCCAGGCCACAGCAGTCGCCGCCAGTATTCCCAGTATCGGCGCCAGCAGGACCATCAAGACAGCCAACCCGTAAAGCAGAAGGCTGACGGTTCTTGATCGTATCGGCGGCGGCAGTATCGCATTCATGCGGCCGATTGTGAAGGAACGCCCCTTTGCCGTCCGTGCGTTACGGAACAGATAGAGGATGATTGAAGCTAAAATGAGTTTCCTGCGCAATACCAGCAACGACTGGAGTGGAGCCTGAAGCATGCTTGAGTGGATCGACGATCACTCGGTGCTATTGTGGATCGGCAGCGCACTATCCTTCGCTGTGCTGGTGGGGAGTTTTTTCCTTGTGCCGTTTCTGGTATCGCATATTCGTCCGGATTATTTCGCGCATGAACGGCGCCCTGATCGCAGCTGGATCAACCTTTCGCCGCCTGTTCGACTTGTCATTCACATTGGCAAGAACCTGCTGGGCACGCTGCTGCTTGTCGTCGGGCTGGCCATGCTGGTATTGCCGGGGCCTGGTCTGATCACGCTACTTGTCGGCTTCTTCCTGCTTGATTTTCCCGGCAAGTACCGGTTCGAAAAGTGGCTGGTCGAAAAAAGGCTGGTTCATCGACCGATCAATTGGCTGCGCCAGCGATCGGGCCGGCAGCCACTGGTGCTGCGCAGATAAAATCGTTTCGGCGACAGGATGCCTGAGCAAGGTCGACCGTCGGCCATACGCGCGACTGGTCGCTCTGAAGGGGCTGCTTCGCTGCGCGAAACCGCCCCTTCGACGCTCCCTGCGCTACGCCGACCTGAAATGGCGGCAGTCCCGAATAATCCGACAGGAATGTAGGTCGGGGTTACATCCCCGACGGACGAGGGTGAAACTTTTTCCACCGAGTCGTTCCTGTACTCCCCTGGGTGTTACCCAAAAAAGACTTGACGAGAGTATCCGGTACGTCGGACGATGCAGCCTGGTGCTTGGCTCGGGATGGTTTTTCTTGCCAGCGAGGTCGTCGATGATCTCGGGAGAAGAGATATCAGGAGCTTTTGCGCGCGGTTTGGCGGTCTGATGCTTGTCCTGGCCTGGACAGCTCCTGGAGCCCATGCCGACTATGATTTCCCGGCTCGCCCTTACCTGGAACAGGGCCTGTCCCGTGCGGCCGAGCAATTTCCCGGCGACCTGCCCCACCAGCGCTGCTGGGCGGCAGCCAATGCAATCTGGGAATACACGCTCAACCAGTTTGGTCCGGATCATGCCCAGGCCTGGCTGGCGCCGTGGTGGAAAAGTGGTCAATGGCGCAAGCTGTGCAATGGGCAAGGCTTGCGCACCAGGCAATCACGCCACTGGGGAATTACCTGCCCGTATCGCTCCTGCCCGGAAGGGGAAGGGCCCTACATCAGCATCAATCATGATCGCATCTACTCGGGTCATTGGCCGGAATCCTGGCTGCACGGGCGCTTCTACTACGTCATGGCGCATGAGATGGCGCATGCTATCGGTCACTACTACGGCGACCCAAATTGGGCCGATGATCATTGGGCAGATGGGGTGGCCCGCGCCTTCGGCGCGCCGGTCTGTGCGCATTCTCCCTACTGTCGTCGAGTTCCACCCTACCCGAAGTTCCAGCTGCAGGAGCATGCCGAAGCTGTGATTGTTCCGCCATTGGCTCCGGTGAAAGGCCGATAGTGAACATCCTGCCGCCCTGAGAGGTCCGGCGATGCTGGTGGTCGTCTATCCTGGATTCATTGATTGACTCGAATCGTACCCGACTCAATCATCTGACCACCGGCTACCGGGGAGTCCATACGAGCGTTGTATGTGATCGTACCGACCCTGCCGAAGCAGAGACTGGCGCTTTCATTGGGTTTGATCGTGGCCGACTCCTGCTGCCGCCGGAGCAGACTGGAAAACCCGGACTGACAAACCACATCGTCCAGCGCACCGTCGAGGAATTCCAGCTTCACAGGCGTGCTGCGCCGATTGACCCAGCGAACCTCATCGCCGTGCCGTACGCGCAGATTGGTCGGCGTCATGCGCTCCTCGAACTGCACGTCGTGGATCGTGCCGGTTCTCGAACTGTCTGCGATCCCGGCAGTACCCGCCATTGCAGCACAGCCGGCGATAGCCAGAATTGCCGTGGCGAATGCGAGGTATTTCATGATCGTTAAAGTCTTCATTGTGCTTGGATTCAACCGCGAAGTGCAACACCACTGATTGGTTAGGGGTGAGGTGCGCTAGCATCGGCACTCTAACCACCACGTTGGAGTTGCACGATGAGCTACACGCACCTCACCAAGGAAGAACGTTACCAGATTCGAGCTATGCTTGAAGCCAACTGCACGATTCGCTGCATCGCTGGCATTCTGGGCCGTTCTCCGGGCACCATATCGCGGGAGTTGTCTCGCAATCGGGGTCTGAGAGGCTATCGACCCGGGCAGGCGGATCGACTCGCCAGCGAGCGCGCGGCTGCCAGTCGATGCCGGCACCGAATCACCAAGCGCCAATGGACCGAGGTCAGCCGGCTGATTCGCCTTGACTGGAGCCCGGAGCAGATCAGCGCTCGGGCAGCCCTGGAGGGCACGCTGGCCATCTCGCCGGAATGGATCTATCAGTTCATCTACGCCGACAAGGCGGTCGGTGGCGATCTGTGGCGCCATCTGAGGTGCCAACGCAAGCGGCGCAAGCGCTACGGCAGTGGACGGGATCGGCGAGGCCGCATTCCCGACCGGGTGGGCATTGAGGCCCGCCCGGGGGACGTGTCCACGCGCGAGACTATGGGCCATTGGGAAGGTGACACCATCATCGGCAAAGGTCATCGCGGCGCCGCCATGACGGCGGTCGAGCGCAAGTCGCGATTGCTTCGTATCGGCAAGCTGCCGAGCAAGTCGGCCAACGCGATGCGGCAGGCGTTTCGGCGTCGTCTCGGCCCCATGGCCGAGGCTGTGCAATCGATTACATTCGACAACGGCAAGGAGTTCTCGCAACATCGCCTGATCGGGGAAGATTTGAACAGTTTGACGTACTTTGCCGACCCGTATGCTTCGTGGCAGCGCGGCACCAACGAGAACACCAACGGACTGATCCGGCAGTATCTCCCCAAGAGCCGAAATCTGGAGACGCTGACCGGTGGCGAGATTCGAATGATCGAGCATCGAATCAACAACCGACCAAGGAAGTGCAATGGGTATCTGACGCCAAACGAAGTTGCTTACAATAAGCGAGAAAAGTTAACCGTTGCACTTCGTAGTTGAAACCAAGGCAGAAAATGATGAGGGCGATCACCGCCTTCGAGATCGACGTACAGAACATCGACACCGTGTTCAAGCTGAGCCAGGACCGGGATGCCGAAAGCTATCGCAATATCATCGAAAAACTGAACGAACAGGGCGAAGACGGCCGGGCGCTTGCCGCTGAAATGCAACAGCGGGCATCACGGCTCTTCCCGGATGGTTGACGAGCAACCGGAAGCGAAGTGAAGCCCGCTGGACACTAGTGGGCCATGCGGCAAGTTAGGTAACACTCAGCCGTCGCACAAGCGTCGTGGGCAAGGCGCGCGAGCGCAGGCAATGGAAGCTTTGCGGTTTCGAGCTTGCTCGAAGAAGCGAAGCTGGAATGCCGTTGCGCGTGCAGGACTGGCCGTCGCCAATTCAAGCGAGTGCAACACGAGCAACGGCTCCGCTCGCAAGGCTTCATTCGCTGCGCGAAAGTCGCCATGCGGCTTCGCCTGCCCTGCCCTCGGCGCTTGTGCGGCGGCCCTTCGGGAGCCACTGTGCCGGCGCGACTCGGCGTTGCGTTTCTTGGCAAGGGCTACGGCCATTCCCTGCGAAACGCGCCTTGATTCGCGACGGCACAATGGCTCTGAGTGTTACCTAACTTGCCGCATGGCCCACTAGTGCCTCACCAGGATCAGCCTGCCGCAAAAAACGCCTCCCCAATCAAAAACACCCCAATGCCTCCATCCTGCAATCCTTTGACGTAGACGTCTTCCCGAGTATGAATCCCCCTCTACTAAACCACCAGCCAGTCCTTCGGCACCATCGGCGCCAACCCTAGCGTGCTTTCCAGGTCGGTTTTAAACCGGTGCATATCGTGGTTGTTGATTCC from Wenzhouxiangella sp. AB-CW3 includes:
- a CDS encoding IS3 family transposase (programmed frameshift) produces the protein MTVKYSEERRKSVLAKLCPPHNRTVREVAAEEGISEPTVYLWRKQARERGELYPDAGSDAQGWSARDKFAAVIETASMNESERSEYCRKRGLYPEQLAAWRRACEQANDWAEERTASQVKADREQRRKMRELERDLARKEKALAETAALLTLSKKARANLGGRRGRMISTPDRQKAVELIDEARTAGARLRPACQVLGITARTYQRWTADGGVRADKRPEAVRPLPSHALKPEERQAIVTVCNEPEHASMPPGQIVPKLADEGRYLASESSFYRVLNDEDQQHHRGRARKPAAARPPATHCADAPNTVWCWDITWLPADIRGRFFFLYLIMDLFSRKIVGWEVHDSESAVLSSELVQQTVWREGCVDQPLVLHGDNGSPIKGQTVQVMLGKLGITASFSRPRVSDDNAFVESLFRTCKYVPDFPKTGFASLEAAREWVARFVEWYNHQHKHRGINYVTPHQRHTGQDIEILAKRHAVYQAARDKHPQRWSGDTRNWSPAGAVWLNPEKEKQPESQAA
- a CDS encoding PGPGW domain-containing protein encodes the protein MLEWIDDHSVLLWIGSALSFAVLVGSFFLVPFLVSHIRPDYFAHERRPDRSWINLSPPVRLVIHIGKNLLGTLLLVVGLAMLVLPGPGLITLLVGFFLLDFPGKYRFEKWLVEKRLVHRPINWLRQRSGRQPLVLRR
- a CDS encoding diguanylate cyclase domain-containing protein; the encoded protein is MVSRPSTANQFDEIQRPLSTEAEIALLEVLPLGIMITDLDGIITYSNPACQRLYAASASELLGTNWCQAIDARDRAAIPIRWQEASAGQDPLSFDVRMIDGAGQQTWTRHGIARLETDPAPECRIHTIEDITAIKAAEQAATEALSSERERARVTLECIGDAVISTDASGRVSYLNAVAEELTGWSREAACGQPINRVFRVVDASSRLPVCNPADRAMEGLGIVQMPPNCLLLRPDGSELAVEDSAAPIIDTAGRLAGAVVIFRDQKMSRQNVARVTHLARHDALTGLLNRAAFAEHFDQAIHLARRHQNCVGLMFIDLDNFKQVNDSLGHKVGDQLLKLLSWRLTSCVRSTDLICRHGGDEFVVLLSEIRQREDAVRVAEKMLAAATMPYHAHAPTESLELSVGISLYPEHGINMKSLMHRADTAMYHAKVGSGSGYRIYQAGMQRPLPGSRIDNVFKRTDAIG
- a CDS encoding class D sortase — its product is MTYLAASTGLENHRKQGIELFAQARAAELVNQSQDDHTPGDQTMSGQDRTVAESPTVPEGTGDTSALPIAILRMTSVGLEVPVFSDISELNLSRGAGWIEGTATPNSGGNMAVAAHRDRYFRSLKGVRIGDILELESLAGSGEFRVSRIVIVDPDDVTVLDDTLTPTVTLVTCYPFYFIGNAPQRYIVQAIAVEQSGISSTMGAIPTALPSGETP
- a CDS encoding PRC-barrel domain-containing protein, translating into MNDTSEVASKARSDTRSARKYGTLLLSATTLVGDDICNRYGEKLGYIKDFMFDMDNGRIRYAVMSCGGFLGMGDRLFAIPWSALDLDTDRKCFLLDVGIDRLKAAPGFDKDHWPDMADEQWAGKVRYHFRRLKDGSRSAL
- a CDS encoding IS30 family transposase, with product MSYTHLTKEERYQIRAMLEANCTIRCIAGILGRSPGTISRELSRNRGLRGYRPGQADRLASERAAASRCRHRITKRQWTEVSRLIRLDWSPEQISARAALEGTLAISPEWIYQFIYADKAVGGDLWRHLRCQRKRRKRYGSGRDRRGRIPDRVGIEARPGDVSTRETMGHWEGDTIIGKGHRGAAMTAVERKSRLLRIGKLPSKSANAMRQAFRRRLGPMAEAVQSITFDNGKEFSQHRLIGEDLNSLTYFADPYASWQRGTNENTNGLIRQYLPKSRNLETLTGGEIRMIEHRINNRPRKCNGYLTPNEVAYNKREKLTVALRS
- a CDS encoding fatty acid desaturase, which gives rise to MTASNPPLATANVIYFIAVHLLALVAAPLWGVLVGFSGWAWLTAGLIWLFSGLSITAGYHRLWSHRSYQAAWPLKLFFVIFGTFALQNSVLVWCARHRLHHRFVDDIERDPHSIRTGFWHAHIGWMLRHWPSSAVDFSQVRDLERDPLLKWQHRHYFLLTWLFNLGVPVLLGVLVGEVIGMVLLAGAVRLVFSQHCTFFINSLAHTWGKRHYSDENTSRDNGWLALVTWGEGYHNFHHAFQADYRNGTRWWHFDPGKWLIAACSSLGLASQLKRTPNFRIRRAKVAMQIRQLESELASSHAGQTWAEALEREYQQFRDTVGQWQSVQAERLQAGSAALRERWQKHVFRKRFRELDRRLKAQARRLASLQQDWHSESAH
- a CDS encoding dodecin family protein, which codes for MTIAKIIEISSDSSISFQDAIESGIKRAERTVHNVKGAWIAEQKLTIDDGKITNYRVIMRISFVID